A single window of Ananas comosus cultivar F153 linkage group 19, ASM154086v1, whole genome shotgun sequence DNA harbors:
- the LOC109725115 gene encoding uncharacterized protein At4g06744-like: MGSSTPQLVILVFFTTFLSSTPSHNAAHGYSYSNDTTAGKCGLVDPPAPPPPPLQPSDFLNMRQYQAYLVIQAFKATITCDPKHVTASWVGSRPCHYAGFFCAAPPDSKNTPTVASVDFNGFHLCAPSLAGFIDRLPDLALFHANSNNFSGPVPDLTRLPYLYELDLSNNKHSGAFPAAVLPLGNQLAFLDLRFNAFSGAVPGSVFLLSLDVLFLNNNRFRQRLPAELWSSPAPYLTLANNGFTGPIPSSIGNASSVLREVLLLNNRLTGCLPYEIGLLRNATVFDVGGNLLTGPMPLSFGCLVRLEQLNLAGNLLYGPVPDAVCWLGWVGSLANLSLSENFFTSIGPSCWWLLRRGVLDVRRNCIPGFPDQRPVAECVHFFSFPKFCPFLPSIPCAHFPDWPFKRAAAAVANGEAPLPPKKNYVGYSALHNRPGY, translated from the coding sequence ATGGGTAGTAGTACTCCTCAACTTGTAATCCTTGTCTTTTTCACCACATTCCTCTCCTCCACTCCCTCCCACAATGCGGCCCACGGCTACTCTTACTCCAACGACACCACCGCCGGCAAATGCGGATTGGTGGACCCTCCggcccctccgccgcctccgctgcAGCCCTCCGACTTCCTCAACATGAGGCAGTACCAAGCCTACCTGGTGATCCAAGCCTTCAAGGCCACCATCACCTGCGACCCGAAACACGTCACCGCCAGCTGGGTCGGCTCCCGGCCCTGCCACTACGCCGGCTTCTTCTGCGCCGCCCCTCCGGACTCCAAGAACACGCCGACCGTCGCCTCCGTTGACTTCAACGGCTTCCACCTCTGCGCCCCCTCCCTCGCGGGCTTCATCGACCGCCTCCCCGACCTCGCGCTCTTCCACGCCAACTCCAACAACTTCTCCGGCCCCGTCCCCGACCTCACCCGGCTCCCCTACCTCTACGAGCTTGACCTCAGCAACAACAAGCACTCCGGCGCCTTCCCCGCCGCCGTCCTCCCCCTCGGCAACCAGCTCGCCTTCCTCGACCTCCGCTTCAACGCCTTCTCGGGGGCGGTCCCCGGCTCCGTCTTCCTCCTCAGCCTCGACGTGCTCTTCCTCAACAACAACAGGTTCCGACAGCGCCTCCCCGCGGAGCTCTGGAGCTCCCCGGCCCCCTACCTCACCCTCGCCAACAACGGCTTCACGGGGCCGATACCGTCGTCCATCGGCAACGCCTCTTCGGTGCTGCGCGAGGTGCTCCTCCTCAACAACCGGCTCACCGGCTGCCTGCCCTACGAGATCGGGCTCCTCCGGAACGCCACCGTGTTTGATGTGGGCGGCAACCTGCTGACCGGCCCGATGCCGCTCTCCTTCGGCTGCCTGGTGAGGCTCGAGCAGCTGAACCTGGCTGGCAACCTGCTGTACGGGCCGGTGCCGGACGCCGTCTGCTGGCTGGGGTGGGTCGGCAGCCTGGCCAACCTGTCGCTGTCGGAAAACTTCTTCACGTCGATCGGGCCCAGCTGCTGGTGGCTGCTCAGGAGGGGAGTGCTCGACGTCCGCCGGAACTGCATTCCGGGGTTCCCGGACCAGCGGCCCGTGGCCGAGTGCGTGCACTTCTTCTCGTTCCCCAAGTTCTGCCCCTTCCTTCCTTCCATTCCGTGCGCGCATTTTCCCGATTGGCCGTTCAAGCGTGCAGCGGCAGCGGTGGCGAATGGAGAGGCGCCGCTGCCACCGAAGAAGAACTATGTGGGCTACAGTGCACTTCATAACAGGCCTGGATATTAA